A part of Gemmatimonas groenlandica genomic DNA contains:
- a CDS encoding GMC family oxidoreductase encodes MTAAAVSSEIRTPPRVVLPHLSRAQRESLAALAPCVLRGAPPGTEPASEFVARCDARLELLPAHRRAQLGLALDVLGGRTSVLLAIGKATRFASLAENDQARCFDRWLNSALAPLRSASHSVRRLLLAVHYARPEVTEAIGYAGPMHLRSPRVSWEGPMVGISRADEPVARGEISLPTIIAPAPLPRGVIPAVAMRADLHRTADVVVIGTGAGGAVTAARLAEAGFSVVVLESGAYRTRADFDEREAELTEQLYADGALRTTDDASVALVQGNTVGGSTTVNWMIMLRTPDFVLDQWASESGVYGMTPREMSAVFERVEREVHASAVPEDAHSANNRILLDGARSLGWKVSTAQINATNCVRCGFCGVGCRHDAKQSTLVTFVPRALTAGATLHADTHVDRIEVRERDTGAGTPPLKRVHATVRDPYSGRPARALTIDAPIVVVAGGAIGTPALLQRSGLGGGGVGQWLRLHPTTAVWGRYDHEIVTSTGIPLTTMCDEHLRWRGTDFGFWIETPPMHPSFTAAAMPGFGRSHRELMSSFNQLGVLIGLTRDGAERSRSSGRVRVNRRGETSIEYALTREDQRRVRASLSATAQLHFAAGAREVGTMHSTPIVVRAAADVARLEEGSVGPNRIGLFSAHVNGTCRMGTDPSTSGATPEGERHGVRGLYISDGSLLPTALGVNPQETIMAVATVLAERMAMRHAGVTRN; translated from the coding sequence ATGACCGCTGCCGCCGTCAGTTCAGAGATTCGTACGCCACCACGCGTGGTGCTTCCGCACTTGTCGCGGGCACAACGCGAGTCGCTGGCGGCGCTTGCTCCGTGCGTGCTCCGCGGGGCGCCGCCGGGCACGGAGCCCGCCAGCGAGTTTGTCGCCCGATGCGATGCGCGACTCGAGCTGCTCCCCGCCCATCGCCGCGCTCAGCTCGGCCTTGCCCTCGACGTCCTCGGCGGACGCACGTCCGTGCTGCTGGCCATCGGCAAAGCGACGCGTTTCGCGTCCTTGGCCGAGAACGATCAAGCGCGCTGCTTCGATCGCTGGCTCAACTCGGCGCTCGCGCCGCTGCGTTCGGCCTCGCATTCGGTGCGACGCTTGCTGCTGGCGGTGCACTATGCCCGCCCCGAAGTCACCGAGGCGATCGGGTACGCCGGGCCGATGCACCTGCGATCGCCGCGGGTGTCATGGGAGGGGCCGATGGTTGGGATTTCCCGGGCCGATGAGCCGGTGGCCCGAGGCGAGATCTCGCTGCCCACGATCATCGCGCCGGCCCCGCTGCCGCGCGGTGTGATCCCCGCGGTCGCGATGCGGGCCGATCTGCATCGCACCGCGGACGTGGTCGTGATCGGCACCGGTGCCGGTGGCGCGGTGACGGCCGCCCGTTTGGCCGAGGCGGGGTTCAGCGTGGTGGTCCTCGAATCGGGAGCCTATCGCACGCGCGCTGACTTCGACGAACGCGAGGCCGAGCTCACGGAGCAGCTGTACGCCGACGGCGCCTTGCGCACCACGGACGATGCCTCGGTGGCGCTGGTGCAGGGCAATACCGTGGGCGGATCGACCACGGTGAACTGGATGATCATGCTGCGCACGCCGGACTTCGTGCTCGATCAGTGGGCATCGGAATCGGGCGTGTACGGCATGACCCCCCGCGAGATGAGCGCCGTGTTCGAGCGGGTGGAGCGCGAGGTCCACGCCAGCGCGGTTCCCGAAGACGCGCATTCGGCCAACAATCGCATTCTCCTCGACGGCGCGCGGTCGTTGGGGTGGAAGGTGTCCACGGCGCAGATCAATGCCACCAACTGCGTGCGCTGTGGCTTCTGCGGCGTGGGTTGTCGGCATGATGCCAAGCAGTCCACCCTGGTCACCTTCGTGCCACGCGCGCTCACGGCCGGTGCCACGCTCCACGCCGATACGCACGTCGATCGCATCGAAGTCCGCGAACGGGACACCGGCGCCGGCACGCCGCCGCTCAAGCGCGTGCATGCCACCGTGCGCGATCCGTATTCGGGGCGCCCCGCCCGCGCGCTCACGATCGATGCCCCCATCGTGGTCGTGGCCGGCGGCGCGATCGGTACGCCGGCGCTGCTGCAGCGTTCGGGTCTCGGTGGAGGTGGCGTGGGCCAGTGGCTGCGCCTGCACCCCACGACGGCGGTCTGGGGACGCTACGATCACGAGATCGTGACGAGCACCGGTATTCCGCTCACCACCATGTGTGATGAACATTTGCGTTGGCGCGGCACCGACTTCGGCTTCTGGATCGAGACGCCGCCGATGCATCCTTCGTTCACGGCGGCAGCCATGCCCGGGTTCGGGCGGTCGCATCGGGAGCTGATGTCATCGTTCAACCAGCTGGGCGTGCTGATCGGGCTCACCCGCGACGGGGCCGAACGCTCTCGATCGAGCGGTCGCGTGCGGGTGAACCGTCGTGGGGAGACGTCGATCGAGTACGCACTCACGCGGGAAGATCAGCGGCGCGTACGCGCGTCGTTGTCGGCCACGGCACAGCTGCATTTCGCCGCCGGCGCGCGTGAAGTGGGCACCATGCATTCCACGCCAATCGTGGTTCGTGCGGCGGCCGATGTGGCGCGGCTCGAGGAAGGCTCGGTCGGTCCGAATCGCATTGGGCTCTTCTCGGCCCACGTGAATGGCACGTGTCGCATGGGTACCGATCCGTCGACATCGGGTGCGACGCCGGAAGGCGAGCGGCACGGTGTGCGTGGGCTGTACATTTCCGACGGGTCGCTGCTTCCCACTGCGCTCGGTGTGAACCCGCAGGAAACGATCATGGCGGTCGCGACAGTGCTGGCCGAGCGGATGGCGATGCGTCATGCCGGCGTGACCCGCAATTAG
- a CDS encoding MarR family winged helix-turn-helix transcriptional regulator, producing MSKGEKKRRRALDAYSTLQRAASMASAQVEQAVHPFGLSASQFGVLETLQSRGPVHQQELAEALGRSKAQMTAIIDALEARGWVRRERHATDRRFISVYLTDDGRAVLVSTAPARSDAIVAIMAELSGDQRARLARLCRRLLRVLDPEQSIEPIDESHAEAHDDAADDAHDDDELDDPAVETTLPSPT from the coding sequence ATGAGTAAGGGAGAGAAGAAACGCCGCCGCGCCCTCGATGCCTATTCGACGCTGCAGCGCGCCGCCTCGATGGCGTCCGCGCAAGTCGAGCAGGCGGTGCATCCGTTCGGGCTCTCGGCGTCGCAGTTCGGGGTGCTGGAAACGCTGCAGTCGCGTGGGCCGGTGCATCAGCAGGAGCTGGCCGAGGCGCTGGGACGCAGCAAAGCCCAGATGACGGCCATTATCGACGCGCTCGAAGCGCGCGGCTGGGTGCGCCGTGAGCGGCACGCCACCGATCGACGGTTCATCTCGGTCTATCTCACCGACGACGGGCGTGCGGTGCTGGTGAGCACGGCCCCGGCGCGCAGTGATGCGATCGTGGCGATCATGGCCGAACTGAGCGGTGACCAACGCGCGCGTCTGGCGCGGCTGTGCCGACGGTTGCTGCGCGTGCTCGACCCCGAGCAGTCGATCGAGCCCATCGACGAGTCGCATGCTGAAGCGCACGACGATGCAGCTGATGACGCACACGATGACGACGAGCTGGACGACCCGGCCGTCGAGACCACGCTTCCTTCTCCGACGTAA
- a CDS encoding pyridoxal-phosphate-dependent aminotransferase family protein: MAGRHFLQIPGPTPVPDRLLRAMHRAMEDHRSSAFPALTRSILSRLPQVVHQTKGEPFVFPATGTAMWEAALVNTVNPGGRLLAVRFGQFSHLFIQTARALGYQVDVLEEPWGEVADPSRIEAALAADTAHEIQGVLLVHNETATGVTSDVAAVRAAIDRAKHPALLLVDGVSSIASLEFQFDAWGVDCAITGTQKGFMLPAGLGILYMSEKALARVDTCTMPRAYFDLRAMRANNAQGFFPSTPALSLLFGLDEALTMLLDEGMAAVAERHRFLANGVRAAVNAWGLRQCAKRPEIASNSLTAVMVPDGHDARQVIEIAFTRYDISLGSGLNEVAGKVFRIGHLGDTNSLTLAGALSGVEMALCDAGIPIMLGSGVGAALQQWRVGA, translated from the coding sequence ATGGCCGGACGGCACTTTCTTCAGATCCCGGGACCGACACCCGTTCCCGACCGCCTGCTGCGCGCCATGCACCGAGCGATGGAAGATCATCGCTCGTCGGCATTTCCGGCGCTGACGCGATCCATCCTTTCGCGATTGCCGCAGGTCGTGCATCAGACGAAGGGTGAGCCGTTCGTGTTCCCGGCCACCGGCACGGCGATGTGGGAAGCGGCGCTGGTGAACACGGTGAACCCCGGCGGACGACTGTTGGCGGTGCGCTTCGGACAGTTCTCGCACCTGTTCATCCAAACGGCACGTGCGCTCGGCTATCAGGTGGACGTGCTCGAAGAGCCATGGGGTGAGGTGGCTGATCCGTCGCGCATCGAAGCGGCTCTGGCCGCCGATACGGCGCACGAGATTCAGGGTGTGCTGCTAGTGCACAACGAAACGGCGACGGGCGTCACCAGTGATGTGGCGGCGGTGCGCGCGGCGATCGATCGCGCGAAGCATCCGGCGCTGTTGTTGGTGGACGGCGTGAGCTCGATTGCCAGTCTCGAGTTCCAGTTCGATGCGTGGGGCGTGGACTGTGCGATCACCGGCACGCAGAAGGGCTTCATGCTACCGGCGGGTCTTGGCATTCTCTACATGAGCGAAAAGGCGCTGGCGCGGGTCGATACGTGCACGATGCCGCGCGCGTATTTCGACTTACGCGCGATGCGGGCGAACAACGCGCAGGGCTTCTTCCCGAGCACGCCGGCGCTGTCGCTGCTGTTCGGCCTCGACGAAGCGCTCACGATGTTGCTCGACGAAGGCATGGCGGCGGTGGCCGAACGTCACCGGTTCCTCGCGAACGGCGTGCGAGCGGCGGTGAATGCCTGGGGGCTGCGTCAGTGTGCGAAGCGTCCGGAAATCGCATCGAATTCGCTCACGGCGGTGATGGTGCCAGATGGACACGACGCGCGACAGGTGATCGAAATCGCGTTCACGCGCTACGACATCTCGCTCGGTTCGGGACTGAACGAAGTAGCCGGTAAGGTGTTCCGCATCGGTCACCTCGGCGACACGAACAGCCTTACGTTGGCGGGTGCGCTGTCGGGTGTGGAGATGGCGCTGTGTGATGCCGGCATTCCCATTATGCTCGGCAGCGGCGTCGGTGCTGCGCTGCAACAGTGGCGAGTCGGCGCATGA
- a CDS encoding 2-hydroxyacid dehydrogenase: MSALSTDTKNVRVVVTRKMPAAVEAEIAARYDALFNKTDLALAPDQLKQVLQQADIVMTTVTDRWTEEIFNAPGIRARMLCNVGVGVNHINVAAAKRAGLTISNTPDVVTDDTADIAIALMLMTMRRLGEGERHVRNGAWGGLRPTFMLGRTLRGKTLGIVGYGRIGRAVARRAAAAFDMKIIYHAPRDPRIDDPATAGPDGAERVDSLETLLARADVVSLHCPATPETRHLMNARTLALMPAHAYLVNTARGDVVDEAALTSVLKERKIAGAGLDVYEFEPSVTAELKELENVVLLPHLGSATIETRTNMGMRALSNLDSFVQTGSVSDPV; this comes from the coding sequence ATGAGTGCCCTCTCGACGGACACGAAGAACGTTCGCGTGGTGGTTACGCGGAAGATGCCGGCGGCGGTGGAAGCGGAGATCGCCGCGCGCTACGACGCGCTGTTCAACAAGACGGATCTGGCACTCGCCCCCGATCAGCTGAAGCAGGTGCTGCAGCAGGCCGACATCGTGATGACGACGGTGACCGACCGGTGGACCGAAGAGATCTTCAATGCACCGGGCATCCGGGCGCGCATGCTGTGCAACGTGGGTGTCGGAGTGAACCACATCAACGTGGCGGCGGCGAAGCGCGCCGGCCTCACGATCAGCAACACGCCCGACGTCGTGACCGACGATACGGCCGACATTGCCATCGCGCTGATGCTGATGACGATGCGCCGGTTGGGTGAAGGCGAGCGCCACGTACGCAACGGCGCGTGGGGGGGATTGCGTCCGACGTTCATGCTGGGACGCACGCTGCGCGGCAAGACGCTTGGCATCGTGGGATATGGTCGAATCGGTCGCGCCGTGGCGCGCCGGGCGGCGGCGGCGTTTGACATGAAGATCATCTACCATGCGCCGCGCGATCCGCGCATCGATGACCCGGCCACGGCGGGCCCTGATGGCGCCGAGCGGGTGGACTCGTTGGAGACGCTGCTGGCGCGTGCGGATGTGGTGTCGCTGCATTGCCCCGCCACACCGGAAACGCGTCACCTGATGAACGCGCGCACCTTGGCCCTCATGCCGGCGCACGCGTACCTCGTGAACACGGCACGCGGCGACGTGGTCGACGAGGCCGCGCTCACCTCGGTACTCAAGGAGCGCAAGATCGCCGGCGCCGGTCTCGATGTGTATGAATTCGAGCCGAGTGTCACGGCCGAACTGAAGGAGCTCGAGAATGTCGTGTTGTTGCCGCACCTGGGTAGCGCCACGATCGAGACGCGCACGAACATGGGCATGCGCGCCCTGTCGAATCTCGATTCATTCGTCCAGACCGGGAGCGTAAGCGACCCGGTCTGA
- a CDS encoding alpha/beta hydrolase — MVHAGLSDELHPTPPVPRVVGSLLHFTEIRSRFLPHPHDVIVCLPPDYDLNSDRRYPVLYLHDGQNVFDDLAMSPFGVQWGIDTTARALMHAQVIEPMIIVAIGNAGRDRIDEYTPTRDNAHDAGGLADRYGQMLVYELKPWVDHNWRTRRGARDTGLAGSSLGGLLTLHLGLTHSAVFGKIGLLSPSVWWDDRWIVRQLVANNGLRPELKIWLDVGTGEARMLKGTRLLYRMLLRKGWQPGHDLLYMEADGALHDERAWGERSGLFLRFLFPATTSSNDALAMSMSSGMA; from the coding sequence GTGGTCCATGCGGGGCTCTCCGACGAACTGCACCCCACACCGCCGGTTCCCCGGGTGGTGGGTTCTCTGTTGCACTTCACGGAGATCCGGTCGCGCTTTCTGCCGCATCCGCACGACGTCATCGTCTGTCTGCCGCCCGACTATGACCTGAACAGCGACCGACGGTATCCGGTGCTGTATCTGCACGACGGGCAGAACGTGTTCGACGATCTCGCCATGTCGCCGTTCGGTGTGCAGTGGGGCATCGACACCACCGCCCGCGCCCTCATGCATGCGCAGGTGATCGAACCGATGATCATCGTGGCCATCGGCAATGCCGGGCGCGATCGCATCGACGAGTACACGCCGACGCGCGACAACGCGCACGATGCAGGCGGTCTGGCCGATCGCTACGGGCAGATGCTGGTGTACGAACTCAAGCCGTGGGTAGACCACAACTGGCGTACGCGTCGCGGGGCGCGGGACACGGGGCTGGCCGGCAGTTCACTCGGGGGCCTGCTCACGCTGCATCTCGGCCTCACGCATTCGGCGGTCTTCGGCAAGATCGGCTTGTTGTCGCCCAGTGTGTGGTGGGACGATCGTTGGATCGTACGTCAGCTGGTGGCCAACAACGGCCTGCGTCCCGAGCTCAAGATCTGGCTCGACGTGGGCACTGGAGAGGCGCGCATGCTGAAAGGCACGCGGTTGCTGTATCGCATGCTGTTGCGCAAAGGCTGGCAGCCCGGTCACGACCTGTTGTACATGGAAGCGGATGGCGCGCTGCATGACGAGCGGGCGTGGGGCGAGCGTTCCGGGTTGTTTCTGCGCTTTCTTTTTCCCGCCACGACGTCGTCGAATGACGCGCTGGCGATGTCGATGTCCTCGGGGATGGCATGA
- a CDS encoding DUF2461 domain-containing protein → MKDQIGDSFTQFTPKAFTFLRGIAKHNRKEWFEEHRTDFEREIKRPLALLVEEVDVHLATIAPEIVGSPKKSVFRIHRDVRFSKNKAPYKTHAACWFFHRDAGRGVGTEAVHGGAGFYFHIEPGKSFCGGGIWMPPRSAVTKIRQALTDDLEGFEEIVNGRTFRRRFGDLDTDGMLTRLPRGFAADHPAAAWLRYQSYTAWTELTPDEVTSPKLPQTLAKHYAAMTPFVRYLNGALGLAVASSR, encoded by the coding sequence ATGAAAGACCAGATCGGCGACAGCTTCACGCAGTTCACGCCCAAGGCATTCACCTTCCTGCGTGGCATCGCGAAGCACAACCGCAAGGAATGGTTCGAAGAGCATCGTACCGACTTCGAACGCGAGATCAAGCGGCCGCTGGCGCTGCTGGTGGAAGAGGTGGATGTGCACCTTGCCACGATTGCGCCGGAGATCGTGGGCTCACCGAAGAAGTCGGTGTTCCGCATTCATCGCGACGTGCGCTTCTCGAAGAACAAGGCGCCTTACAAAACGCACGCGGCCTGCTGGTTTTTTCATCGCGACGCCGGACGCGGGGTAGGCACCGAGGCGGTGCACGGCGGCGCGGGCTTCTACTTCCACATCGAGCCCGGCAAGTCGTTCTGCGGTGGCGGCATTTGGATGCCGCCGCGCTCGGCGGTCACCAAGATCCGTCAGGCGCTCACCGACGACCTGGAAGGGTTCGAGGAGATCGTAAACGGGCGCACGTTCCGGCGCCGCTTCGGCGACCTGGATACCGACGGCATGCTGACGCGCCTTCCACGCGGATTCGCCGCCGATCATCCGGCCGCGGCGTGGCTGCGCTATCAGTCGTACACGGCGTGGACCGAGCTCACGCCGGACGAGGTCACGAGCCCCAAGCTGCCGCAGACGCTGGCCAAGCATTATGCGGCGATGACGCCGTTTGTGCGGTACTTGAATGGGGCGCTGGGTCTGGCGGTCGCATCAAGCCGGTAG
- a CDS encoding VC0807 family protein — MSKTLKLALDILIGAVAPVVILKYGTGPLGTLNAYLLAALVPVVWVMLDLLVITRRFNFITTYGGLSAVMRGALAFWYVDGALFAFKDSASYVLAFFVFGVTAMLGTPVTRSIALQGLGPDTPEREKQMDRLLSEPTVLTAMKRAGVLIGVTNLGAGLVNYVINYRMVVAPFNTPAFNDQVANVNAITRLVLVLPDMLALFFAFSMMYKAMYALLPADEGADPDAGEFWTLLARREDAMALVKAGEATGAALGADDVQHRAARQAREEFGLS, encoded by the coding sequence ATGTCCAAGACACTCAAGCTCGCCCTGGATATCCTCATCGGTGCCGTCGCACCGGTGGTGATCCTGAAATACGGCACCGGACCGCTCGGGACGCTCAATGCGTACCTGCTGGCGGCGCTGGTGCCGGTGGTCTGGGTGATGCTCGACCTGCTCGTGATCACCCGCCGGTTCAACTTCATCACGACGTACGGTGGTCTGTCGGCGGTGATGCGTGGGGCGCTCGCGTTCTGGTACGTGGACGGCGCGCTGTTCGCGTTCAAGGACAGCGCCAGCTATGTGCTCGCGTTCTTCGTGTTCGGCGTGACCGCAATGTTGGGCACACCCGTCACGCGCTCCATCGCGCTGCAGGGGCTTGGTCCCGATACGCCGGAGCGCGAAAAGCAGATGGACCGGCTGCTGAGCGAGCCGACCGTACTGACCGCCATGAAGCGCGCCGGTGTGTTGATCGGCGTGACGAATCTTGGTGCCGGCCTGGTGAACTATGTGATCAACTACCGTATGGTCGTGGCGCCGTTCAACACGCCGGCGTTCAATGACCAAGTCGCCAACGTGAACGCGATCACGCGGTTGGTGCTGGTGCTTCCCGACATGCTCGCGTTGTTCTTCGCGTTCAGCATGATGTACAAGGCGATGTATGCGCTGCTGCCGGCCGATGAAGGAGCCGATCCTGACGCGGGCGAGTTCTGGACGCTACTGGCGCGCCGCGAAGATGCGATGGCGCTCGTGAAGGCCGGCGAGGCCACTGGCGCGGCGTTGGGCGCCGACGATGTGCAGCACCGCGCGGCGCGTCAGGCGCGCGAAGAGTTCGGGCTGAGCTGA
- a CDS encoding ubiquinol-cytochrome c reductase iron-sulfur subunit: MLRVAAAMLPTIGCRGVMTGTDETLPDAIPPDAVVLSSDAIYVRVDRIPALSAADSAVVLLAARIIVIRTGPATFRALSAECPHAGCGVSVVDRPRLICPCHGSEFDFTGQRLAGPAATGLVLLQSEYDGVRAELRVLRAGVPQLSPNSSRA; the protein is encoded by the coding sequence ATGCTTCGCGTCGCCGCGGCCATGCTTCCGACCATCGGCTGTCGCGGCGTCATGACGGGGACGGACGAGACGCTCCCGGACGCGATCCCGCCGGACGCCGTCGTGCTTTCAAGCGACGCGATCTACGTGCGCGTCGATCGCATCCCGGCGCTCTCGGCCGCGGACAGTGCCGTCGTCTTGCTGGCCGCGCGGATCATCGTGATTCGTACCGGCCCCGCTACATTTCGCGCGCTGTCGGCGGAATGTCCACACGCCGGTTGCGGGGTATCCGTGGTCGATCGACCACGCCTCATCTGTCCATGCCACGGCTCGGAGTTCGACTTCACCGGACAACGACTCGCCGGGCCAGCCGCGACAGGGCTCGTGCTACTGCAGTCGGAGTACGACGGCGTGCGCGCTGAACTGCGCGTCCTTCGCGCTGGCGTGCCTCAGCTCAGCCCGAACTCTTCGCGCGCCTGA
- a CDS encoding alkaline phosphatase PhoX codes for MRIPTAFASRTLAASCGLFIAACSDDAGTDIKPIAPVALKNQSVTPVLAKSLVSGVEIYSLIGSDDVLPGSPSYVFGGSADGAGFTRNTDGSFTVLVNHEDNFSVSRVKFDATLKPVSGDYIVNSTAGRYRLCSATLATQETHGFGPLFLTNGESSEESEILAVDPSAPANTPRYLSALGRWNSEQSLPLPKVAYPNRTVIMIGDDDSGAEGGQLAMYVANTVGDLDNGNLYVLARTDNNTRERDMVVGQTYPVQFRQIPNQKTLTGRGVNLATVTVNAMRFARVEDVDYRKGSAANNREIYFTVTGQNNTGINADYSRSKYGRVYRVKLDESNPLNGTLELVMDGDDRTGPAKLFQNVDNIYVGTNYVYAQEDDNGYGDETHDGYIYQYNIATKDVRPVIELDHRRTAADAAIYNAVGARPAGKAGWEYGAMVDVSAELGQENTFMLSLQPHSWRGTKYQGVDGGTVRPTENQASQLVIVKGLPR; via the coding sequence ATGCGCATTCCTACCGCTTTTGCTTCACGCACGCTCGCCGCATCGTGCGGATTGTTCATTGCCGCCTGCAGCGACGATGCCGGCACCGACATCAAGCCGATCGCGCCCGTTGCGCTCAAGAATCAGTCGGTCACGCCGGTGCTCGCGAAGTCACTCGTCTCCGGCGTCGAGATCTATAGTCTGATCGGCAGTGATGATGTGTTGCCGGGTTCGCCGAGCTATGTGTTCGGCGGCTCGGCCGACGGCGCCGGCTTTACGCGAAACACCGACGGCAGCTTCACGGTGCTGGTGAATCACGAAGACAACTTCTCGGTGTCGCGCGTGAAGTTCGACGCGACGCTCAAGCCGGTGTCGGGCGACTACATCGTGAACTCGACGGCCGGCCGTTACCGCCTTTGCTCGGCCACGCTGGCGACGCAGGAAACGCATGGCTTTGGCCCGCTCTTCCTCACCAACGGCGAGAGCAGCGAAGAGTCCGAAATCCTGGCGGTCGATCCGTCGGCGCCGGCCAATACGCCGCGTTATCTCTCGGCACTCGGTCGCTGGAACTCCGAGCAGTCGCTCCCGCTCCCCAAGGTTGCCTATCCGAACCGCACCGTGATCATGATCGGTGACGACGACTCCGGCGCCGAAGGCGGTCAGCTGGCGATGTACGTCGCCAACACGGTGGGTGATCTCGACAACGGCAACCTGTACGTGTTGGCACGCACCGACAACAACACGCGCGAGCGCGACATGGTCGTCGGGCAGACGTATCCCGTGCAGTTCCGTCAGATCCCGAATCAGAAGACGCTCACGGGTCGCGGGGTCAACTTGGCCACGGTCACCGTGAACGCGATGCGCTTTGCCCGCGTGGAAGACGTAGACTACCGGAAGGGATCGGCGGCCAACAACCGCGAGATCTACTTCACGGTGACTGGCCAGAACAACACGGGCATCAACGCCGACTACAGCCGCAGCAAGTACGGGCGCGTGTATCGCGTGAAGCTCGACGAGAGCAACCCGCTGAACGGCACGCTCGAGCTGGTGATGGATGGTGACGATCGCACCGGACCGGCGAAGCTATTCCAGAATGTTGACAACATCTACGTGGGCACGAACTACGTGTACGCGCAGGAAGACGACAACGGCTACGGTGACGAAACGCACGACGGCTACATCTACCAGTACAACATCGCCACGAAGGACGTGCGCCCGGTGATCGAGCTCGACCATCGCCGTACGGCGGCCGACGCGGCGATCTACAACGCCGTTGGTGCGCGTCCGGCCGGGAAGGCGGGCTGGGAGTACGGTGCCATGGTCGACGTGTCGGCGGAGCTGGGGCAGGAGAACACGTTCATGCTGTCACTGCAGCCCCACTCGTGGCGCGGCACGAAGTATCAGGGTGTCGATGGCGGTACGGTGCGCCCAACGGAAAATCAGGCGAGCCAGCTGGTCATTGTGAAGGGATTGCCGCGCTAA